A DNA window from Paenibacillus sp. HWE-109 contains the following coding sequences:
- a CDS encoding NAD(P)/FAD-dependent oxidoreductase — protein sequence MIRKQKIVVIGAGIVGASMAYNLSKRNQDVTVIECNSTAACEVTGKSFAWINSSGRVSKKFRHLYDATLAEYHSLEKDLPDLKVNWNGALTWGVPTNVEKSHIQKLNRKQIIELEPNLKEYPEEAGFAYGEGAVDPVLTTKLLLKKAEENGANILFDTKVTQIKKESSNVVGVYTSIGFIESDIIVLATGANLPELCKPLGFDVPVAPSPSIIIRMKSKEKLIHTLISNSKFEARQLTNDIIIAAEDYIDESEENGPETIGKRAFETLRHHLNGGENLELESIKVGWRPMPEDGYPIVGFHEQIGGLYLSVMHSAITLAPIVSRLAANEIIDDVKMNELECCRLSRFIVEDMTSVPLKSDLDE from the coding sequence ATGATCAGGAAACAAAAAATTGTAGTGATAGGTGCAGGTATTGTTGGTGCATCAATGGCATATAACTTATCAAAACGGAATCAGGATGTTACTGTAATCGAGTGTAATTCAACAGCAGCATGTGAAGTAACTGGAAAATCTTTCGCTTGGATTAATTCGTCAGGTCGAGTTTCAAAAAAATTTCGACATCTATACGATGCAACATTAGCTGAATATCATTCATTAGAAAAAGATCTGCCTGATTTAAAGGTAAATTGGAACGGAGCACTGACATGGGGAGTACCTACAAATGTGGAGAAGTCTCATATACAAAAACTGAATCGGAAACAAATCATAGAATTAGAACCTAATTTGAAGGAATATCCAGAAGAGGCTGGCTTTGCTTATGGAGAAGGCGCAGTAGATCCGGTATTAACAACAAAGCTTTTGTTAAAAAAAGCAGAAGAAAATGGAGCCAATATACTTTTCGATACAAAAGTTACGCAAATAAAAAAAGAGAGTTCTAATGTTGTTGGTGTTTACACCTCAATTGGTTTTATAGAATCAGATATTATTGTATTAGCTACTGGTGCAAATTTACCCGAGCTCTGTAAACCATTAGGCTTCGATGTTCCTGTTGCTCCTTCGCCTTCAATCATAATTCGCATGAAATCAAAAGAAAAGTTAATTCATACTTTAATTTCTAATTCAAAATTTGAAGCAAGACAACTAACAAATGATATTATAATAGCTGCGGAAGATTATATAGATGAGTCTGAAGAAAACGGGCCAGAAACAATCGGAAAAAGAGCTTTTGAAACCCTTCGCCACCATTTAAATGGAGGTGAGAATTTGGAGTTGGAAAGTATCAAGGTAGGATGGAGACCTATGCCAGAAGACGGTTACCCTATTGTTGGATTTCATGAACAGATAGGAGGTCTATATCTTTCAGTTATGCATTCAGCCATTACGCTAGCTCCTATTGTTAGCCGCTTGGCTGCAAATGAGATTATAGACGACGTGAAGATGAATGAATTGGAATGTTGCAGATTATCTAGATTCATCGTCGAAGACATGACTTCTGTACCCCTGAAAAGCGACCTTGATGAATGA
- a CDS encoding helix-turn-helix domain-containing protein, with amino-acid sequence MYSVLIIDDEELIGDGVKAKLERAGLPVVGKINVAYGGLQGLKAAEEIKPHIIITDMRMPEVDGIQLIRQLSQQLPLTKFIMLSGHDDYSYVREAFKYGVLDYLLKPASSAELAGQVQAAIAAIEADSRQALALERNQQDKQTLLAARLNLLLNAAAEKDERLLQPPSLVTDTHDLPDMLESWHMLECFFVHPSFAVGLFSMGEAAFSTRELARTDACLNQSIRASGYTAQLQTLAFHDTQGKVYAVFNLAETLPLDAFNALLRETIEQLSLDSSDKPVVSVSKIGGLKDLPQLYRQAQLAMSYRILREPDTVLYLNEPPKRQEEWLPARKDIDELRQSVETLQLERIHLWIDRWLPDSLVERISLEQLEAVFDLLMTGIHRHFNSRLIFEENEQAQAFASFHTLHDLRQYLKGYVYTAKQLVSESTNLEGVVIGDAISYVRQHFYREIQLAEVANRVSMNYSYFSKLFKERMGLTFTAYLTKIRMEEAQKLLKDPALRIHEISEKVGYSNPYHFSRAFKNHCGISPKEFRNTMQ; translated from the coding sequence ATGTATAGTGTGTTAATCATTGATGACGAGGAATTGATAGGTGATGGGGTCAAAGCTAAGCTGGAACGGGCTGGCTTACCAGTTGTGGGAAAAATCAATGTCGCCTACGGAGGCCTGCAAGGGCTTAAAGCTGCCGAGGAGATAAAGCCGCATATTATTATCACCGATATGCGCATGCCAGAAGTGGACGGCATTCAGCTGATTCGACAGCTCTCCCAGCAGCTGCCGCTAACGAAATTTATCATGCTGAGCGGGCATGACGATTATAGCTATGTTCGGGAAGCTTTTAAATACGGCGTGCTTGACTATCTGCTGAAGCCCGCCAGCTCCGCAGAGCTGGCGGGCCAAGTGCAGGCAGCCATCGCCGCCATCGAAGCGGACAGCCGCCAAGCCCTCGCGTTGGAGCGAAACCAGCAGGATAAGCAAACCTTGCTCGCTGCTAGACTGAATTTGCTGCTGAACGCCGCTGCTGAGAAAGATGAACGCCTCCTGCAGCCTCCCTCTCTCGTGACTGACACGCATGACCTTCCAGACATGCTGGAGTCGTGGCATATGCTCGAATGTTTCTTTGTCCATCCTTCCTTTGCCGTTGGTTTATTCAGCATGGGTGAAGCGGCCTTCAGCACAAGAGAGCTGGCACGCACCGATGCATGCTTGAATCAGTCAATTCGTGCATCCGGATACACAGCCCAGCTTCAAACACTTGCTTTTCACGATACGCAGGGGAAGGTTTATGCTGTTTTCAACTTGGCTGAAACGCTCCCCTTGGACGCGTTTAACGCCCTGCTTCGTGAGACGATTGAACAGCTGAGCCTGGATAGCTCGGATAAGCCCGTCGTTTCCGTCAGTAAGATCGGAGGATTAAAGGATTTGCCGCAGCTATACAGGCAAGCACAGCTTGCCATGTCTTACCGGATTTTGCGGGAGCCTGACACGGTGCTGTATCTGAATGAGCCTCCAAAACGACAGGAAGAGTGGCTTCCCGCCCGCAAAGATATTGATGAGCTCCGGCAATCTGTTGAAACACTTCAATTGGAGCGTATCCATCTTTGGATCGATCGTTGGCTGCCCGATAGTCTGGTTGAGCGAATATCTCTAGAGCAGTTGGAGGCCGTCTTCGATCTCTTAATGACGGGAATTCATCGGCATTTCAATAGCCGCCTCATCTTTGAAGAAAACGAGCAGGCTCAGGCATTCGCCAGCTTCCATACCCTGCATGACCTTCGCCAGTATTTAAAAGGTTATGTCTATACGGCCAAGCAGCTTGTATCCGAAAGCACGAACTTGGAGGGAGTCGTCATTGGCGATGCGATATCATACGTTCGGCAGCATTTCTATCGCGAAATTCAACTTGCAGAGGTGGCAAATCGGGTATCCATGAACTACTCTTATTTCAGCAAGCTGTTTAAAGAACGGATGGGGTTGACCTTTACCGCTTATCTGACCAAGATACGCATGGAGGAAGCGCAAAAACTCTTGAAGGACCCCGCTTTGCGCATCCATGAAATTTCGGAAAAGGTCGGTTACAGCAACCCTTATCATTTCTCGCGGGCTTTTAAAAACCACTGTGGCATTTCTCCCAAGGAGTTTCGCAATACAATGCAATGA
- a CDS encoding cache domain-containing sensor histidine kinase — MRRYLNTMSLKSKVTLAFVLLILLPFIVLGLYTYDQTQRYMRDQLIANSQMTLKQVKSTIENKIELIESVSNSITYNYRLQQFLAAPYSQANNSLDDYFSYAVPLINYAMLFQKINTEKISVYMSNETIPEGFGAFYHETKAIQEPWYDTFKHDEKKSLWVIRQSQELGETFGYMQKIISLEDRDLGFSLVDVRPSDLLDPIARIAESNRHIVLMDAQGRIRFPEGSGATDRAPSLKPPPSGSYVIHNNQLFISEPLKGLDLSMLMTITLPRSFGSLQVVTNLAFLTAMVLLLFAFYSVLKFALRKMKTSIGQMAHAIESGFEPIPNDRQDEFGVITEKFNLLLNKITVLMKDRIRQETMHKDAQFIALQSQINPHFIYNTLDMFSAKMELAGQFDVSDAMADFGKMMRYNMDNQFRFTTLEAEIRYLEQYMNLQKIKYGDNIELGIRVPDTLLPFQIIRFILQPIVENSIKHGFPQQETLRIELDISLQPDNTIRLSIHDNGPGIAPRRLLELNERFRTSAYTPSSSPLRESIGLGNINERLKLYYGEDYSIRLDSVPGQYAETILTIPYNAREEDSHV, encoded by the coding sequence TTGCGCCGCTATCTGAACACCATGAGCCTCAAAAGTAAAGTGACTCTCGCCTTTGTCCTGCTGATTCTGCTGCCTTTCATCGTGCTGGGCTTGTATACCTACGACCAAACGCAACGCTACATGAGAGATCAGTTGATTGCGAATTCGCAAATGACCTTGAAGCAAGTGAAATCTACGATTGAGAACAAAATCGAACTCATTGAAAGCGTTAGCAACAGCATCACGTACAATTATCGCTTGCAGCAATTTCTGGCTGCCCCCTACTCGCAAGCCAATAATTCCTTAGATGACTATTTCAGCTATGCCGTACCGCTCATTAATTACGCCATGCTGTTCCAAAAAATCAATACAGAGAAAATATCGGTGTATATGAGCAACGAAACGATTCCGGAAGGATTCGGGGCCTTTTACCATGAAACGAAAGCGATACAGGAGCCTTGGTATGATACCTTCAAACATGATGAGAAAAAGTCCCTGTGGGTGATTCGCCAAAGCCAGGAGCTTGGAGAAACGTTCGGGTATATGCAGAAAATAATCTCCCTGGAAGACCGTGATCTCGGTTTTAGCCTTGTCGATGTGCGGCCAAGCGATCTGCTTGATCCTATCGCACGAATAGCAGAAAGCAACCGGCATATTGTCCTCATGGATGCCCAAGGCCGCATTCGTTTTCCTGAAGGATCAGGTGCAACTGATCGCGCTCCATCGCTCAAGCCTCCTCCATCTGGAAGCTACGTCATTCACAATAACCAGCTATTCATTTCGGAGCCGCTAAAGGGACTCGACTTATCCATGCTGATGACGATTACACTGCCAAGATCGTTCGGCTCTCTTCAGGTGGTGACGAATCTCGCCTTCCTCACGGCAATGGTTTTACTATTGTTTGCTTTTTATTCAGTGCTGAAGTTCGCTTTAAGAAAAATGAAAACGAGCATTGGGCAGATGGCACATGCCATTGAATCTGGCTTCGAGCCCATTCCGAACGATCGGCAGGATGAATTCGGGGTGATCACCGAGAAATTTAACCTACTGTTAAATAAGATCACCGTGCTAATGAAAGATCGGATCCGCCAGGAAACAATGCACAAAGATGCCCAGTTCATCGCGCTCCAGTCCCAGATCAACCCGCATTTCATCTACAACACCCTGGATATGTTCAGCGCCAAGATGGAGCTTGCCGGCCAATTTGACGTTTCGGATGCCATGGCCGATTTTGGGAAAATGATGCGGTACAACATGGACAATCAGTTCCGTTTTACAACACTGGAAGCGGAAATCCGCTACTTGGAACAGTATATGAACTTGCAGAAGATCAAGTATGGCGACAATATCGAATTAGGCATTCGCGTGCCTGACACGCTTCTTCCCTTTCAGATCATTCGCTTTATTCTGCAACCCATCGTTGAGAACAGCATCAAGCACGGTTTCCCGCAGCAAGAAACCCTGCGCATCGAGCTTGACATCTCGCTGCAGCCGGACAACACTATTCGGCTGTCCATCCATGACAACGGCCCTGGCATAGCACCCCGGCGGCTGCTTGAACTAAATGAACGGTTTCGTACGTCTGCCTATACCCCAAGCAGCAGCCCTCTCAGGGAGAGCATTGGTCTTGGCAATATCAACGAAAGATTGAAGCTGTATTACGGAGAGGACTATTCCATTCGACTCGACAGTGTGCCAGGCCAATATGCCGAAACGATTCTAACCATTCCTTACAATGCCAGAGAGGAAGACAGCCATGTATAG
- a CDS encoding ABC transporter permease — protein MERAVTTDRPFRAAGKAATSRHTRWKSQFALQSMVWPGVLFLLIFSYIPMYGILIAFKDYDLFLGVSGSPWVGLAHFREFFTDANFMNVLRNTLAMNILVLIFGFPAPIVFALFLNELTTAKFKRFVQTISYLPHFVSWVIFGGLIMTVLSPSNGVINMILLQLHLINEPLNFMGKPELFWFIMVGAEMLKGIGWGAIIYIAAIAGVDQELYEAAKIDGAGRFQRMWYITVPSIMGTIVIMLIFAVSSILNTGIEQMLVMQNPLNLNVSETIDTYVYKVGLQQMRYSYSTAVGLAKSLVALILLIGANQVTRKISGNSLF, from the coding sequence GTGGAAAGAGCCGTAACGACAGATCGTCCCTTTCGCGCAGCAGGCAAAGCGGCTACTAGCCGCCATACAAGATGGAAAAGCCAGTTCGCCCTGCAAAGCATGGTATGGCCAGGGGTGCTGTTCCTGCTTATATTTTCCTACATTCCTATGTATGGAATTTTGATTGCGTTCAAGGATTATGATCTATTCTTAGGTGTGTCAGGTTCGCCTTGGGTTGGTTTGGCGCATTTTAGGGAATTCTTTACCGATGCTAATTTTATGAACGTGCTGCGCAATACGCTGGCCATGAATATCCTCGTTCTCATTTTTGGATTCCCGGCGCCAATCGTGTTCGCGCTGTTTCTGAACGAACTGACGACAGCGAAGTTCAAACGCTTTGTGCAAACGATTTCTTATTTGCCTCACTTCGTCTCTTGGGTCATCTTCGGCGGTTTAATTATGACCGTGCTGTCGCCCTCGAACGGGGTCATCAACATGATCTTGCTGCAGTTGCATCTCATCAATGAACCGCTCAATTTCATGGGCAAGCCGGAGTTATTCTGGTTCATCATGGTCGGGGCGGAGATGCTGAAGGGAATTGGTTGGGGAGCTATCATCTACATTGCGGCCATTGCCGGGGTCGATCAAGAGCTGTACGAAGCGGCCAAAATCGACGGTGCCGGCAGGTTTCAGCGCATGTGGTACATTACGGTGCCTAGCATCATGGGAACGATCGTCATTATGCTTATTTTCGCGGTTAGCTCGATTCTGAATACCGGTATTGAACAGATGCTGGTCATGCAGAATCCGCTGAACCTGAATGTCAGTGAAACGATTGACACTTACGTCTACAAGGTGGGGCTGCAGCAAATGCGATATTCCTACTCGACGGCAGTTGGACTTGCCAAATCACTGGTCGCGTTGATTCTGCTGATCGGCGCCAATCAAGTCACGCGTAAAATATCCGGCAACAGTCTGTTCTAA
- a CDS encoding carbohydrate ABC transporter permease, protein MKIRSRGDQWFDAFNVFLMLAVVVLTLAPFWFALVGSLNQGIDYMRGGVYLWPREFTLANYMSIFSDNTIYHAYFITVSRSLIGTILHVAFTALVAYGMSRKALAGRNVYLIIMLFTMFFYGGLIPTYLLYKKLGLLNNFLVYIVPTMFSVWDMIIIMSFFRTIPESIVESAKIDGAGEYRIFLQLVLPLTKPVLAAIALFNCVYHWNAYTDALFFTTKDYLEPVQLFLKRIVTDASVAQKFGEQVAGSMPEEAKQISSETLKLAMMMATTAPILIVYPFLQRFFVKGVLIGSVKG, encoded by the coding sequence ATGAAAATCCGCTCAAGAGGAGATCAATGGTTTGATGCTTTCAACGTCTTCCTCATGCTGGCCGTCGTCGTCCTGACGCTTGCCCCCTTCTGGTTCGCGCTGGTCGGTTCATTAAATCAGGGAATCGATTATATGAGGGGAGGCGTCTACTTATGGCCACGCGAGTTTACACTCGCCAATTATATGTCGATTTTCTCAGATAACACGATTTACCATGCCTATTTCATCACGGTATCTCGCTCGCTTATAGGTACAATTCTTCACGTGGCATTTACTGCGCTGGTTGCTTATGGCATGTCGCGCAAAGCGTTGGCGGGGCGTAATGTGTATCTGATTATCATGCTGTTTACAATGTTTTTCTACGGAGGTTTGATCCCCACCTATTTGCTTTACAAAAAGCTCGGCTTGTTAAACAATTTCCTGGTTTACATTGTGCCGACGATGTTCAGTGTGTGGGATATGATTATTATCATGTCATTTTTCCGAACGATCCCGGAGTCGATTGTAGAATCCGCGAAGATCGATGGCGCTGGCGAATACCGCATTTTCCTGCAGCTCGTTCTTCCACTGACTAAGCCGGTTTTGGCTGCAATTGCGCTTTTCAACTGTGTGTATCATTGGAATGCCTATACGGATGCGCTGTTCTTTACAACCAAGGACTATCTTGAGCCTGTGCAGTTGTTTCTAAAGCGAATCGTGACCGATGCATCAGTCGCGCAGAAGTTCGGTGAGCAAGTAGCGGGGAGTATGCCGGAGGAAGCAAAGCAGATCAGCTCCGAAACCTTGAAGCTTGCTATGATGATGGCAACGACCGCTCCAATCTTAATTGTGTATCCGTTTCTCCAACGGTTTTTCGTCAAAGGCGTTTTAATTGGTTCTGTGAAAGGTTAG